In a single window of the Raphanus sativus cultivar WK10039 chromosome 9, ASM80110v3, whole genome shotgun sequence genome:
- the LOC108827313 gene encoding loganic acid O-methyltransferase, whose translation MGKVEIVLNSLPMSGGDGPNSYSKNSQLQRRSASLLKETIDKLITEKLDAKTLVSDSNTFCIADLGCATGPNTFFLVQDIIKSVENTLEPNSTKPEFLVFFNDLTNNDFNTLFTSLPQDRSYFAVGVPGSFYGCVLPQSSVHIVVSLAATHWLSSVPKEVLDKSSEAWNKGKVHYSNAAEEVVKAYEDQFGRDMEKFLEARAQEIVSGGLLVVGMCGIPQGMPFSNLADSIMYTSMADVLTQMQSQGLISEEQVDTFNIPIYSASPEEVAALVEKNGCFAVESMELMDPTTWLKRPMDVEDVRQWMVCIKATMGSLFINHFGDHLLDDIFDRLTARLVGLTDKVESSYREKVMLFFALKRK comes from the exons ATGGGAAAAGTAGAGATTGTTCTTAATTCACTTCCTATGAGTGGAGGAGATGGTCCCAACAGCTATTCTAAGAATTCCCAACTGCAG AGAAGATCAGCAAGTTTATTGAAAGAGACAATTGACAAGTTGATAACGGAGAAACTTGATGCAAAAACCCTAGTCTCCGACTCCAACACATTCTGCATAGCTGATCTTGGTTGTGCAACTGGACCAAACACATTCTTTCTCGTCCAAGACATCATCAAATCTGTTGAAAACACCTTAGAACCAAACTCCACAAAGCCAGAGTTCCTCGTTTTCTTCAACGACCTCACAAATAACGACTTCAACACTCTGTTCACCTCTCTCCCTCAAGACCGTAGTTACTTTGCGGTTGGTGTCCCCGGTTCTTTCTATGGCTGTGTTCTTCCTCAATCCTCCGTTCATATTGTTGTGTCGTTGGCGGCTACACACTGGCTTTCAAGTGTTCCAAAGGAGGTCTTGGACAAAAGCTCCGAGGCATGGAATAAAGGAAAGGTTCACTACTCAAATGCGGCCGAAGAAGTGGTGAAGGCCTATGAAGACCAGTTTGGTCGGGACATGGAGAAGTTTCTAGAAGCTAGGGCTCAAGAAATAGTGAGTGGAGGTCTTTTGGTTGTTGGAATGTGTGGGATTCCGCAAGGAATGCCTTTCTCCAATCTTGCCGACAGTATCATGTATACTTCCATGGCTGATGTTCTCACTCAAATGCAATCCCAG GGTTTGATCAGTGAAGAGCAAGTCGATACCTTCAACATACCAATCTACTCAGCATCGCCTGAGGAGGTGGCAGCCTTGGTAGAGAAAAATGGCTGCTTCGCTGTTGAATCTATGGAGCTGATGGACCCCACCACATGGCTTAAACGGCCAATGGACGTGGAGGATGTAAGGCAATGGATGGTTTGCATAAAGGCCACAATGGGATCTCTCTTTATCAATCATTTCGGTGATCATCTCCTAGATGACATCTTCGACCGTCTCACAGCCAGACTCGTTGGACTCACCGATAAGGTTGAATCTAGCTATCGTGAGAAGGTCATGTTGTTCTTTGCGTTGAAACGAAAATGA
- the LOC108827318 gene encoding alcohol dehydrogenase class-P — MVMVPPLHYKYTFSAFSLLSHNQTQTKTKERSISSSLFIMSTTGQVIRCKAAVAWEAGKPLVMEEVEVAPPQKHEVRIKILFTSLCHTDVYFWEAKGQTPLFPRIFGHEAGGVVESVGEGVSDLQPGDHVLPIFTGECGDCRHCHSEESNMCDLLRINTERGGMIHDGESRFSINGKPIHHFLGTSTFSEYTVVHSGQVAKINPEAPLDKVCIVSCGLSTGMGATLNVAKPKKGQSVAVFGLGAVGLAAAEGARMAGAGRIIGVDLNPKRFEEAKKFGVTEFVNPREHDKPVQQVIAEMTDGGVDRSVECTGSVQAMIQAFECVHDGWGVAVLVGVPSKDDAFKTHPMNLLNERTLKGTFFGNYKPKTDIPGVVEKYMNKELELEKFITHTVPFSEINKAFDYMLKGESIRCIITMGA; from the exons ATGGTAATGGTACCTCCTCTTCACTATAAGTACACATTCTCAGctttttctcttctctcacacaatcaaacacaaacaaaaaccaaagaaaGATCTATAAGTTCATCACTGTTTATCATGTCTACGACCGGACAAGTCATTCGATGCAAAG CTGCTGTGGCATGGGAAGCTGGAAAGCCACTGGTGATGGAGGAAGTAGAGGTTGCTCCACCGCAGAAACACGAAGTCCGTATCAAGATTCTCTTCACTTCCCTCTGTCACACCGATGTTTACTTCTGGGAAGCTAAGGGACAAACGCCTTTGTTTCCTCGTATCTTCGGACATGAAGCTGGAGG CGTTGTGGAGAGTGTTGGAGAAGGAGTGAGTGATCTTCAACCAGGAGACCACGTTCTCCCCATCTTCACCGGAGAATGCGGAGACTGCCGTCACTGCCACTCGGAGGAGTCAAACATGTGCGACCTTCTCAGGATCAACACCGAGAGAGGAGGGATGATACACGACGGCGAGTCGAGATTCTCCATCAACGGCAAACCGATACACCATTTCCTAGGAACCTCCACGTTCAGCGAGTACACCGTGGTTCACTCCGGTCAGGTCGCCAAGATCAACCCCGAAGCTCCTCTCGACAAAGTCTGCATCGTCAGCTGCGGTTTGTCCACCGGGATGGGAGCTACTTTGAACGTGGCGAAACCGAAGAAAGGTCAGAGCGTTGCGGTTTTCGGGCTCGGTGCTGTTGGTTTAGCCGCTGCGGAAGGTGCTAGGATGGCTGGTGCTGGTAGGATCATTGGTGTTGATCTTAACCCCAAGAGATTCGAGGAAG CTAAGAAGTTTGGTGTGACTGAGTTTGTGAACCCTAGAGAACATGACAAACCGGTTCAGCAAGTCATCGCTGAGATGACAGACGGTGGTGTGGACAGGAGTGTGGAGTGCACTGGAAGCGTCCAAGCCATGATTCAAGCATTTGAATGTGTTCACgat GGTTGGGGTGTTGCGGTGCTGGTTGGTGTGCCGAGCAAAGACGACGCCTTCAAGACCCATCCGATGAACCTGCTGAACGAGAGGACACTCAAGGGTACTTTCTTTGGCAACTACAAACCCAAAACCGACATTCCCGGGGTCGTCGAGAAGTACATGAACAAAGAGCTGGAGCTTGAGAAGTTCATCACTCACACAGTCCCATTCTCTGAGATCAACAAGGCCTTTGATTACATGTTGAAAGGAGAGAGCATCCGTTGCATCATCACCATGGGTGCTTAA
- the LOC130499975 gene encoding uncharacterized protein LOC130499975 produces the protein MMASTAELPAGKDQSKPNSSYNRSVTGNPELDNWIRIIEYIAKFKTELWMLHDVFEMGGKEVTENLGEETNEMVAFRCLASLFDYSNSDAESKIEFDSSHSCQHVLQCILDEIPLSELKPGAPGLSKWNLLPFIKSKLLCLPKCALELMIEPSSENDAQVSPRQGEEGMRIDGNETDQVTSPIADPEPFGHGPGGGADEISRSHALFEESNHGRGDGADEIGRSQASLENGSDGYLSRNPSENIYKCVQCKQSGKLLFCSRDGCTVMVHEKCVVDSPPVYDDAGNFYCSLCAVGCDSAEYIQSQEEVAKAKRKLLSFLRLVSNVNKKKPIEV, from the exons ATGATGGCGTCTACAGCAGAGCTTCCGGCTGGTAAAGACCAATCGAaaccaaacagttcgtacaaccGCTCCGTAACCGGGAATCCAGAACTCGATAACTGGATTCGGATCATCGAGTACATCGCGAAATTCAAAACCGAGCTCTGGATGCTTCACG atgtGTTTGAAATGGGAGGGAAGGAGGTTACAGAGAATCTAGGTGAAGAGACCAATGAGATGGTAGCTTTCAGATGCTTAGcttctttgtttgattattCTAATTCCGATGCTGAGTCAAAGATCGAGTTTGATTCTTCCCACAGCTGTCAACATGTTCTTCAATGCATACTCGACGAG ATACCATTGTCAGAGCTGAAACCAGGTGCACCGGGACTTTCAAAGTGGAATCTTCTTCCCTTTATCAAGAGCAAGCTTCTTTGCTTGCCAAAATGTGCTTTGGAACTG ATGATTGAACCATCCAGTGAGAATGATGCTCAAGTGTCGCCTCGTCAGGGAGAAGAGGGTATGAGAATTGATGGCAACGAGACTGATCAAGTTACATCTCCAATAGCTGATCCTGAACCATTTGGTCACGGCCCTGGAGGTGGAGCTGATGAGATTAGTAGATCCCATGCGTTGTTTGAAGAAAGTAACCATGGCCGTGGAGATGGAGCTGATGAGATTGGTAGATCCCAGGCGTCTCTTGAGAACGGAAGCGATGGTTATTTGTCAAGAAATCCCTCGGAGAATATATACAAGTGCGTTCAATGCAAACAGAGTGGGAAGCTCTTGTTCTGCTCTAGGGATGGCTGCACAGTCATGGTTCATGAGAAATGTGTTGTGGATTCGCCGCCTGTTTACGATGATGCTGGGAACTTCTACTGCTCCCTATGTGCTGTTGGCTGTGATTCTGCTGAGTATATTCAATCTCAAGAGGAAGTTGCTAAAGCAAAGAGGAAATTACTTTCGTTTCTTAGACTAGTGTCGAATGTTAACAAGAAGAAACCCATTGAAGTTTAA
- the LOC108827319 gene encoding uncharacterized protein LOC108827319 — protein MRREPNILAAVLAPPGEEEDTVSLMDFICCFRPHHSCRGISVSSASSLSSLPAANRFLPTTSVRIRIPTTPFLQYPKFSIETHAKKKKNTSKTTIFEPKPNKEEDESLFEENEEEDEQVLLEDVLDELLTDEEEDDFYLEEEEEEEELYAGDGGGGGGIKLAGTTWDKEALSLAEKACESFNGELGIYAFKTLPNSTIQVRIERLSNKSGSPTMEDIEAYSTTYRAKLSEAELAKTVPDNISLEVSSPGVERVVRVPQDLDRYKDRSMYVRYVNEEAERDGDGIFRLVSFDVEAKSCVWGVADIRVNREKAGKGRPLSKKQREWRLETSFESLRLVRLHSEC, from the exons ATGCGACGAGAACCAAACATCTTAGCCGCAGTTTTGGCTCCTCCaggcgaagaagaagacacaGTCTCTTTGATGGATTTCATCTGTTGTTTCCGACCGCATCACTCTTGTCGGGGAATTTCAGTTTCGTCTGCTTCCAGCTTAAGTAGCCTTCCCGCCGCCAATCGTTTCCTCCCGACAACGAGTGTCCGAATTAGAATTCCAACGACGCCGTTTCTTCAGTATCCGAAATTTTCAATAGAGACTCacgcaaagaagaagaaaaacactTCAAAAACGACTATCTTCGAACCTAAACCgaacaaagaagaagacgaaTCACTCTTtgaagaaaacgaagaagaagatgagcaAGTCCTTCTCGAAGATGTTCTAGACG AGCTACtaactgatgaagaagaagacgacttCTACctcgaagaagaagaggaggaggaagaactCTAT GCTGGAgatggaggtggtggaggaggcaTCAAGCTCGCCGGAACCACATGGGACAAAGAAGCATTGTCCTTAGCCGAGAAAGCCTGCGAGTCTTTTAACGGTGAGCTAGGCATTTACGCGTTCAAGACTCTGCCAAACTCAACCATACAAGTGAGAATCGAACGGCTCAGTAACAAGTCCGGTTCTCCGACGATGGAAGACATCGAAGCGTATTCAACCACTTACAGAGCTAAACTGTCCGAAGCTGAACTCGCCAAGACCGTACCAGACAATATCTCCTTAgag GTGTCATCTCCTGGTGTTGAAAGAGTAGTAAGAGTTCCTCAGGATCTTGACCGGTACAAGGACAGGTCAATGTATGTGAGGTACGTTAACGAGGAAGCTGAGAGGGACGGTGATGGTATCTTCAGGCTTGTTTCTTTTGACGTGGAAGCCAAAAGCTGCGTTTGGGGGGTTGCTGATATTAGAGTGAACCGTGAGAAGGCAGGCAAAGGGAGACCTTTGAGCAAGAAGCAAAGAGAATGGCGTCTTGAAACTTCTTTTGAGTCACTACGTTTAGTTCGTTTGCATTCTGAATGTTGA
- the LOC130499786 gene encoding putative caffeoyl-CoA O-methyltransferase At1g67980: MANEIPTKGILKTEALKHYILETSAYPREHGLLKELRKATVQKYGNLSEMEVPVAEGLLLSMLIKIAKRTHSSSVFSSAGVDHKINFIHSDGIKALDQLVKDKKEFDFAFADADKSNYVNFHERLLKLVKVGGIIAFDNTLWFGFVAEDERGVPEHMREYRKALIEFNKKLALDTRVEVSQISIGDGFTLCRRLV; the protein is encoded by the exons ATGGCGAATGAAATACCTACCAAAGGGATCCTCAAGACCGAAGCTCTGAAacat TACATCTTGGAAACGTCAGCGTATCCAAGAGAGCATGGGCTGCTTAAGGAACTTCGTAAAGCCACAGTCCAGAAATATGGCAATTT AAGCGAGATGGAAGTTCCGGTTGCTGAGGGCCTTCTTCTATCGATGCTTATAAAGATCGCCAAAAGAACACACTCGAGCTCGGTGTTTTCATCG GCAGGTGTTGATCACAAGATCAATTTCATCCACTCCGATGGTATTAAGGCCTTAGACCAATTGGTGAAAGAC aaaaaggagtttgATTTCGCATTTGCGGATGCTGACAAGTCGAACTACGTCAACTTCCATGAGAGGCTTCTGAAATTGGTGAAGGTTGGAGGAATCATTGCGTTTGACAACACCTTGTGGTTTGGTTTCGTGGCTGAGGACGAACGGGGAGTTCCTGAGCATATGAGAGAATATAGAAAGGCTCTTATAGAGTTCAATAAGAAACTGGCTTTGGATACACGAGTTGAGGTCTCTCAGATTTCTATTGGAGATGGTTTCACGCTCTGTAGACGCCTTGTATGA
- the LOC130499974 gene encoding glycerate dehydrogenase HPR, peroxisomal-like — protein sequence MIMQNGPLDLLLKLGLLFPNFSPQKHSFSAMAKPVSIEVYNPNGKYRVVSTKPMPGTRWINLLVDQGCRVEICHLKKTILSVEDIIDLIGNRCDGVIGQLTEDWGETLFSALSKAGGKAFSNMAVGYNNVDVEAANKYGIAVGNTPGVLTETTAELAASLSLAAARRIVEADGFMRGGLYEGWLPHLFVGNLLKGQTVGVIGAGRIGSAYARMMVEGFKMNLIYFDLYQSTRLEKFVTAYGQFLKANGEQPVTWKRASSMEEVLREADLISLHPVLDKTTYHLVNKERLAMMKKEAILVNCSRGPVIDEVALVNHLRENPMFRVGLDVFEEEPFMKPGLADMKNAIVVPHIASASKWTREGMATLAALNVVGRIKGYPIWSDPNRVDPFLNENASPPNASPSIVNSKALGLPVSKL from the exons ATGATCATGCAAAACGGACCGTTGGATCTTCTTTTAAAGCTAGGTCTTCTGTTTCCCAACTTCTCTCCACAGAAACACTCGTTCTCTGCCATGGCCAAACCGGTGTCTATTGAAGTGTATAATCCCAATGGGAAGTACAGAGTCGTCAGCACGAAACCGATGCCTGGTACTCGCTGGATCAATCTCTTGGTCGACCAAGGTTGTCGCGTCGAG ATATGCCATTTGAAGAAGACAATCTTGTCTGTTGAAGACATCATTGATCTGATTGGAAACAGGTGTGATGGAGTCATCGGTCAG ttGACGGAAGATTGGGGAGAGACACTGTTTTCAGCTCTGAGCAAAGCTGGAGGGAAAGCTTTCAGCAACATGGCCGTAGGTTACAACAACGTCGATGTTGAAGCCGCCAATAAGTATGGTATCGCCGTTGGTAACACTCCTGGAGTGTTGACCGAGACGACCGCTGAACTAGCTGCTTCTCTTTCCCTTGCGGCTGCGAGAAGGATCGTTGAAGCTGATGGTTTCATGAGAGGTGGCTTGTACGAGGGTTGGCTTCCTCATCT GTTTGTGGGGAACTTACTTAAAGGACAGACCGTGGGAGTTATTGGAGCTGGACGTATTGGGTCTGCTTATGCTAGAATGATG GTTGAAGGGTTCAAGATGAATTTGATCTACTTTGATCTTTACCAATCCACTCGTCTTGAGAAATTCGTGACAG CTTATGGACAATTCTTGAAAGCAAATGGGGAACAACCTGTGACATGGAAACGAGCTTCTTCCATGGAGGAGGTTCTGCGTGAGGCTGATCTG ataagtCTTCACCCTGTGTTGGACAAAACCACTTACCATCTTGTCAATAAGGAGAGGCTTGCCATGATGAAAAAG GAAGCAATTCTTGTGAACTGCAGTAGAGGTCCTGTGATCGATGAGGTAGCTCTTGTCAATCATCTAAGAGAGAACCCAATGTTCCGAGTTGGTCTTGATGTGtttgaggaagagccattcaTGAAGCCAGGGCTTGCTGATATGAAGAATGCTATTGTTGTTCCTCACATTGCTTCTGCTTCCAAG TGGACTCGTGAAGGAATGGCTACGCTTGCAGCTCTTAACGTCGTC ggAAGGATCAAAGGATATCCTATTTGGAGTGACCCGAACCGGGTCGACCCGTTCTTGAACGAAAATGCTTCACCGCCTAATGCCAGCCCAAGCATTGTCAACTCAAAAGCCTTGG gaTTGCCTGTGTCGAAGCTGTGA